A single region of the Malus sylvestris chromosome 8, drMalSylv7.2, whole genome shotgun sequence genome encodes:
- the LOC126631074 gene encoding glutamate receptor 2.7-like codes for MKRRTRTNLVCSFFLLISLSINLSLVMGQKSQNTTIPVKVGVVLDDLDSSSTKVWLSCIEMALSDFYTSRASSSTRLALSIRDSREDVVDAAAAALDLIKNLQVQAILGPKSSMQANFVIDLGEEARVPIMSFSATSPSLSSIRSPYFFRAVQNDSSQVKAISAIIEAFGWREAVPIYVDNEYGEGIIPYLADALQEVEARIPYRSVIPPGASDVQIEAELYKLMTMQTRVFIVHMLPSLGNRLFTKAQEMGMMDEGYVWIMTGGLTNHITATSSSVRTYVMEGALGVRTYVPQTVELKDFRVRWKKKFQMENPSIIDAELDVPALRAYDAAFALAMAVENVGTRNFGFEKINGSTNSSTDLEALGLSQNGPELCKSLASTKFIGLAGDFSFVDGQLQPSIFEMVNVIGHGARTIGFWTPQGGLVKKLKSTNTENTTYSTSKSNLGPILWPGDSTSVPKGWENPTYGKRLKVGVPVSDGFADFVRVVPDPSNNTTEVSGFCIDVFDAAMRKLPYAVSYDLIPFVKPDGTSAGTYSDLVHQVFLGKFDALAADTTIRANRSLSVDFTLPYTESGVVMVVQMKDGKSKNAWIFLKPLTWDLWLTSSCFFIFIGFVVWVLEHRINEEFRGPPLHQVGTSFWFSFSTMVFAHRETVISNLARFVVIVWVFVVLVLTQSYTASLTSLLTVQQLQPTFTNLSVLIKNKEYIGYINGSFVGELLIQNGVDPTKLRPYNSAAQCNEFLTNGSANGGIAAAIDETPNMKLFLAKYCSTYTMIGPIFKTDGFGFVFPKGSPLVSDVSRAILNVTEGDEMKDIENKWFTPDTTCSDTKPTISNSTSLGLDSFWGLFLIAGVSSISALIIFAASFCYRHRHIFMTTDASGWKRIRAMLRFFDQKDLSSHTFRQSGARDGTSYNVEAAAVEASPNNNTTCPPSPESGRSNDADQDSHFFREQGTPVGEIPNTPEGAQETNN; via the exons ATGAAAAGGAGGACACGAACCAACCTggtttgttcttttttcttgcTTATTTCTTTAAGCATTAATCTTTCCCTGGTCATGGGGCAGAAGTCACAGAACACAACAATCCCAGTGAAAGTTGGTGTGGTTCTTGATGACCTTGATTCATCAAGTACAAAAGTTTGGTTGAGCTGCATCGAAATGGCCCTCTCCGACTTTTATACCTCCCGTGCTTCCTCTTCAACTAGGCTGGCCTTGAGCATTAGAGACTCGAGAGAAGACGTTGTCGATGCAGCTGCTGCAg CTTTAGACCTGATAAAGAATCTTCAAGTGCAAGCAATCTTAGGACCGAAATCATCGATGCAAGCCAACTTTGTAATTGATCTTGGAGAGGAAGCCCGAGTGCCCATAATGTCATTTTCAGCTACAAGTCCTTCCCTCTCTTCAATTCGGAGTCCATATTTTTTCCGAGCTGTGCAAAATGATTCCTCTCAAGTCAAAGCTATAAGTGCTATCATCGAGGCCTTTGGATGGAGAGAAGCGGTGCCAATCTATGTGGACAACGAATACGGTGAGGGAATAATACCTTACTTGGCCGATGCCTTGCAAGAAGTTGAAGCGCGTATCCCGTATCGAAGTGTCATACCTCCAGGGGCCAGTGATGTTCAAATTGAGGCAGAGCTTTACAAGTTAATGACGATGCAAACTAGAGTCTTCATTGTGCACATGTTGCCCTCTCTTGGTAATCGCCTTTTCACCAAGGCGCAAGAGATGGGAATGATGGATGAAGGCTATGTTTGGATCATGACTGGTGGGCTAACCAATCATATAACAGCAACGAGTTCTTCAGTGAGGACTTATGTGATGGAAGGTGCATTGGGCGTGAGGACTTATGTGCCCCAAACGGTGGAGCTTAAGGATTTTAGAGTTCGATGgaaaaagaaatttcaaatggaAAATCCAAGCATAATTGATGCCGAACTAGATGTTCCTGCACTCCGGGCTTATGATGCTGCTTTTGCATTAGCCATGGCAGTTGAAAATGTCGGGACTAGGAACTTTGGCTTCGAAAAGATCAATGGTTCCACCAACTCATCAACTGATCTTGAAGCTTTGGGGCTCTCTCAAAATGGTCCAGAACTTTGCAAGTCCTTGGCAAGCACTAAATTTATAGGCCTTGCTGGGGATTTCAGTTTTGTTGATGGACAATTACAACCTTCCATCTTTGAAATGGTGAATGTTATTGGTCATGGAGCAAGAACAATTGGGTTTTGGACACCACAGGGTGGACttgtgaaaaaattgaaatccacAAACACAGAAAATACTACATATTCAACTTCTAAATCGAATCTGGGACCTATTTTATGGCCAGGAGATTCTACCTCGGTTCCCAAGGGATGGGAGAACCCGACATATGGCAAAAGGTTGAAAGTAGGAGTTCCCGTAAGTGATGGTTTTGCTGATTTTGTGAGGGTGGTACCTGATCCTAGCAACAATACAACCGAAGTTTCCGGGTTCTGTATCGACGTCTTTGATGCTGCAATGCGAAAATTGCCATATGCTGTTTCTTATGACTTGATTCCCTTTGTAAAGCCTGATGGTACAAGTGCTGGCACTTACAGTGATTTGGTCCATCAAGTTTTTCTTGGG AAATTCGACGCGTTGGCAGCGGACACAACAATTAGAGCAAACAGGTCTTTGTCTGTGGACTTCACATTGCCATACACGGAATCAGGAGTGGTAATGGTAGTGCAAATGAAAGACGGCAAGAGCAAAAATGCATGGATCTTCTTGAAGCCTTTGACATGGGACCTCTGGCTGACAAGTTCTTGCTTTTTTATCTTCATTGGTTTTGTGGTTTGGGTTCTTGAACACCGTATTAACGAAGAATTTCGAGGGCCTCCCTTGCATCAAGTCGGGACGAGCTTTTGGTTCTCCTTCTCGACCATGGTTTTTGCACACC GTGAGACGGTGATTAGCAACTTGGCAAGGTTTGTGGTGATTGTATGGGTGTTTGTGGTGCTGGTACTGACTCAAAGTTATACAGCCAGTCTAACTTCTCTATTAACAGTTCAACAACTTCAGCCAACTTTTACGAATTTAAGCGTTCTCATAAAGAATAAGGAGTATATTGGGTACATTAATGGTTCTTTTGTCGGCGAACTTCTGATACAAAATGGTGTTGATCCCACCAAATTAAGGCCTTATAATTCTGCAGCACAATGCAATGAATTTTTAACAAACGGGAGTGCAAACGGAGGTATTGCTGCTGCTATTGATGAAACTCCCAACATGAAGCTTTTTCTCGCAAAATATTGCTCTACATACACCATGATTGGCCCCATATTCAAAACTGATGGCTTTGGCTTT GTCTTTCCAAAAGGTTCACCTCTTGTGTCGGATGTTTCGAGGGCAATTCTCAACGTGACTGAGGGAGATGAGATGAAggacattgaaaacaaatggTTCACACCAGATACCACATGTTCGGATACAAAACCGACCATCTCTAATTCCACCAGTCTTGGCCTTGATAGCTTTTGGGGTCTCTTCCTCATTGCCGGGGTCTCTTCAATATCAGCTCTTATCATATTTGCAGCCTCCTTCTGTTATAGGCATCGGCACATTTTCATGACAACGGACGCCTCGGGATGGAAAAGAATTAGGGCCATGCTTAGATTCTTTGACCAAAAAGACCTCAGCTCTCATACTTTTAGACAGAGTGGCGCTCGAGATGGAACATCCTATAATGTTGAAGCTGCAGCTGTTGAGGCTTCACCAAACAATAACACCACCTGCCCACCAAGCCCTGAATCAGGCCGTTCAAACGATGCAGATCAAGACTCACATTTCTTCAGAGAGCAAGGAACACCTGTTGGTGAAATACCAAATACTCCTGAAGGAGCTCAGGAaaccaataattaa